From a single Mus caroli chromosome X, CAROLI_EIJ_v1.1, whole genome shotgun sequence genomic region:
- the LOC110287385 gene encoding small integral membrane protein 10-like protein 2A: MAVTAALSAAAAAAALSGLAVRLSRWAATRSSYGAFCKGLTRTLLTFFDLAWRLRVNFPYFYMVASVMLNVRLQVRIE, translated from the coding sequence ATGGCGGTGACTGCGGCCCTTTCTGCTGCTGCGGCAGCGGCGGCCCTGTCTGGCCTGGCAGTGCGACTGTCGCGTTGGGCGGCGACACGCAGCTCCTACGGTGCGTTCTGCAAGGGGCTCACGCGCACGCTACTCACCTTCTTCGACCTAGCCTGGCGCCTGCGCGTGAACTTCCCCTACTTCTACATGGTGGCCTCTGTGATGCTCAACGTCCGCCTGCAGGTGCGGATCGAGTGA
- the Znf449 gene encoding zinc finger protein 449 isoform X2, which yields MDDMLLEELAPVGTVPMPPNLHLEEPSLQVMEPVQEPPVPDAWIPQAGPQDLNYSADAECQSFLDPGYQLPKLDMNFPLDHREEPWVKDLEDPKEMKQLLDSKIGFEMGIENEDDTSKEKKLETLYPFVVTLEGNALHGPILQKDYVQLENQWETSPEDLQTDLTKLVDPQNPTLGETPESPSLEEPLTPKPPKKKSPGDKPHRCPQCGKCFARKSQLTGHQRIHSGEEPHKCPECGKRFLRSSDLYRHQRLHTGERPYECTVCKKRFTRRSHLLGHQRTHSEEETYKCLECGKTFCHGSSLKRHLKTHTGEKPHRCPNCGKSFSRLTALTLHQRTHTEERPFKCSYCGKSFRQRPSLVIHLRIHTGEKPYKCTHCSKSFRQRAGLIMHQVTHFRGLL from the exons ATGGATGACATGCTCTTGGAAGAACTGGCACCAGTTGGAACAGTACCCATGCCACCCAACTTGCACCTGGAGGAGCCTTCACTCCAGGTGATGGAACCTGTTCAGGAGCCTCCGGTGCCAGATGCCTGGATTCCACAAGCTGGCCCCCAGGATCTGAACTACAGTGCTGATGCTGAATGCCAGTCCTTTCTGGACCCTG GTTATCAGTTACCAAAGCTTGACATGAACTTCCCATTGGATCATAGAGAAGAACCATGGGTAAAAGACTTAGAGGAtcccaaagaaatgaaacaattaCTTGATTCCAAGATTG GTTTTGAGATGGGAATAGAAAATGAAGACGatacttcaaaggaaaaaaaactggaAACTTTGTACCCATTTGTTGTAACTTTAGAAGGGAATGCTCTCCATGGTCCCATTTTGCAGAAAGACTATGTGCAGTTAGAAAACCAATGGGAAACATCCCCAGAGGACTTACAGACAGACCTAACAAAACTCGTAGATCCTCAGAACCCCACTCTAGGAGAGACACCGGAGAGTCCCAGCCTGGAAGAACCTCTCACCCCGAAGCCTCCAAAGAAAAAGAGTCCTGGGGACAAACCTCACCGATGTCCCCAGTGTGGCAAATGTTTTGCTCGGAAGTCACAACTTACCGGGCACCAGCGAATTCATTCAGGAGAAGAACCTCACAAGTGCCCTGAATGCGGAAAAAGGTTCCTGCGTAGCTCTGACCTTTACAGACACCAACGACTTCACACAGGAGAAAGACCCTATGAGTGCACTGTATGTAAAAAGCGATTCACTAGGCGCTCACACCTTCTTGGGCATCAGAGAACCCATTCTGAAGAAGAAACATATAAATGTCTTGAGTGTGGAAAAACCTTTTGTCATGGATCAAGTCTTAAAAGACATCTAAAAACTCATACAGGTGAAAAGCCTCATAGATGTCCTAATTGTGGGAAAAGTTTTAGTCGCCTGACGGCACTTACTTTGCACCAGAGAACACACACGGAAGAGAGACCTTTTAAATGTAGTTACTGTGGGAAAAGCTTTAGACAGAGACCAAGCCTTGTCATTCATTTAAGAATCCATACAGGGGAAAAGCCATACAAGTGTACTCATTGTTCTAAAAGCTTCAGGCAGAGAGCAGGCCTTATTATGCACCAGGTCACACACTTTAGAGGACTTCTTTAA